One window from the genome of Faecalibacterium sp. HTF-F encodes:
- the ybeY gene encoding rRNA maturation RNase YbeY yields MSNKVLITNSQKAVKVPSGLRILIRRACNAVLEYEHFEAPAEISVTFVDNAAIAELNNQYRNKPMPTDVLSFPLGVDGKYDVDENNGCKMLGDIVISMERAQEQANLYGHPLQREVAFLTVHSMLHLLGYDHENGGLEAMHMREKEEAVLLQLGLPRTVSYTE; encoded by the coding sequence ATGTCCAATAAAGTTTTGATCACCAATTCACAGAAGGCCGTCAAGGTTCCTTCTGGTCTGCGTATCCTTATCCGCCGTGCCTGCAATGCTGTACTGGAATATGAACACTTTGAAGCACCTGCAGAGATCAGCGTTACCTTTGTGGATAACGCTGCCATTGCAGAGCTGAACAACCAGTACCGCAACAAGCCCATGCCCACTGATGTGCTGAGTTTCCCTCTGGGGGTGGATGGCAAATACGATGTGGATGAGAACAACGGCTGCAAGATGCTGGGAGATATCGTCATCAGCATGGAGCGTGCACAGGAGCAGGCCAACCTTTACGGCCATCCGCTGCAGCGTGAGGTGGCTTTCCTGACCGTGCATTCCATGCTGCATCTGCTGGGCTATGACCACGAGAATGGCGGTCTGGAAGCGATGCATATGCGGGAAAAAGAAGAGGCCGTTCTGCTGCAGCTGGGTCTGCCGCGCACCGTCAGCTATACCGAGTAA
- the era gene encoding GTPase Era codes for MSNATPIQGHYDTSSVFVAVIGRPNVGKSSLTNLLVGEKVAIVTSKPQTTRTRITGVITRGPLQYVLLDTPGVHKARNKLGKRMDKTASDSIADVDVSMMLFEPYGALNESEMVLVDMLRSSGGPAIAVINKTDLVKEPADLEARREELKALGVFDDIYTVSVRDNDGCEVLFDALSRYAVEGPHYFDDDAYTDMPEKELVAEVIREKALLFMRDEIPHGIAVVVERFKERPDTDLIDIDVNIYCERESHKGMVIGKGGAMLKKIASAARADCEEFLGCRVNLQCWVKVKSDWRDNEFLLNNFGFKQNNNNR; via the coding sequence TTGAGTAACGCAACACCCATTCAGGGGCATTATGATACGTCGTCCGTTTTTGTAGCGGTCATTGGCCGTCCCAATGTAGGCAAATCCAGCCTGACCAACCTTCTGGTCGGCGAAAAGGTGGCGATTGTCACCTCCAAGCCTCAAACCACCCGTACCCGCATCACGGGCGTCATTACCCGCGGGCCACTGCAGTATGTTCTGCTGGATACGCCCGGTGTGCACAAGGCACGCAACAAACTGGGTAAGCGGATGGACAAGACGGCCAGCGACTCCATTGCAGATGTGGACGTTTCCATGATGCTGTTTGAGCCCTATGGCGCATTGAACGAATCCGAAATGGTGCTGGTGGATATGCTGCGCAGCAGTGGTGGCCCGGCTATTGCCGTCATCAACAAGACGGATCTTGTCAAGGAGCCTGCCGATCTGGAGGCCCGCCGGGAAGAGCTGAAAGCGCTGGGCGTGTTCGATGATATCTACACAGTCAGTGTACGGGATAACGACGGCTGCGAGGTGTTGTTCGATGCACTGAGCCGCTATGCCGTGGAGGGCCCACATTACTTTGATGATGACGCCTACACCGACATGCCGGAAAAAGAGCTGGTGGCAGAAGTCATTCGTGAGAAGGCACTTCTGTTCATGCGGGATGAGATCCCGCACGGCATCGCCGTTGTGGTGGAACGTTTCAAAGAGCGCCCGGACACAGACCTGATCGATATTGATGTGAACATTTACTGTGAGCGTGAAAGCCACAAGGGCATGGTTATTGGCAAGGGCGGTGCAATGCTGAAAAAGATCGCCAGTGCAGCCCGTGCAGACTGCGAGGAGTTTCTTGGCTGCCGGGTCAATCTGCAGTGCTGGGTCAAGGTAAAGTCAGATTGGCGGGATAACGAGTTCTTGCTGAACAACTTTGGTTTTAAGCAGAACAATAACAATCGCTGA